One Antennarius striatus isolate MH-2024 chromosome 9, ASM4005453v1, whole genome shotgun sequence genomic window, CCGTTGGTCAGATAAGGAAAATGTTACAGGAgccaaaatgttcattttgatgCCTCGGCTTAGTGTACAATAAGTGTGACTTCTTATCAAGGCTCCAAATGTCCATAAACCAAAAGAAACCCGTCAATAATCTTACATCACAACATAACTTGGTGCATCTCCTGCCATGAGGCTGTAGtgaacatgaaaaagaaaaacatctgaacGAGTCGAGAGAGGAGGCATTCATGCAGTGACGTAATTACTTCATTTTACACCACATTTAAAGAGAATCATCATAAATCAATCAAAGCCCCTATAATGAAGCAAATATCAGATTTGTTCAAATTTGACCTCACAAATGACTAAAGTTAGTGTCTCTTTCTGTAGTGGAGTCTTTAGCCAGATACTAGTTATGAATTACAACATTAGAAATCAATTTGGGTTTATTTGCTCTATTCTTACTGGAAAATTAAGTAGCGCAAAAAGTGTCAGATATTAGTGTCACCTGGAGCTAAACAGCAGCATGTAAGCAAAGTGCATGattaaatcaaaaaaaaaatttctgacacACATGCTGTCAATTTACAGTTGTAAGAATAATTACGTTTACAGCATGACCCTTATACTGTTTGGTGATCCTGTAATGACAATCATCCTGTAGGTCTAAAAACAGGGattctcttccttctctttggggatgcattttttaaaatgctcatTTCTACTAACAATTTGACAACACAACTCCTTTGGCAAACAAAGTCTGTCCTAGCAACTGCATCGATGACAGACcattaaaaataagacattGATGAATCCACGTGGCTCCCTCTAGTGGTGAAGTATTAGTATGACAGCAGCTGGAGCCAAGTTTCCTCTTCAGGTTCCAGACGCTTAATCCAACAACTGGTTAGTGACTAGAATTTATGTAGAAACCAAATCCAGATTCATCACCTAACAAGTTAAATATTTAGCAGTAATTTTGTCACCTTTATCTCAACTTGGGGAGAAGATTCATCCCTGTGACTCCAGGACTGCTTGCACATGCAGTGATGGCTGCTTATTATAACTGGGCTTATATGCAGTGGACATTTTCAGATGCTCACAAAGTGCTAACAGATatagaaaagaaagaggaaggagagacagagggaatGTGGACACAAGTCCTGACCATGAAGGAAAAGCTGTGCAAAAAGCACGAAGCTCTTCTTGCTCTTGATTCATTTGCATCGACGAAGAGCCTCCTGCATCTTCTCTTGCACGTGCTCCATCTTCTCGGCCCACTCCTCGGTCAGACCCTCCTCGTCATCTCCGATGATAGCGGCATAACCCATGAGGGCTATGAGGCCAATGCAGAACAGGTAGGTGAGGCGAGTGCAGAGACGCTCCATGGTCTGGCGGTCGCCTTGCGAGTGCTTCAGGTAGACCTCCAGGATGGGCTTGCTGAAGAGCTTCGGCTTTCCCACCACACCATCGTATAGCGTGTGCAGGTTCTGGTCTCCCAAGTCATTGGAGTAGCTTTCCTCAAAGTCATCCTTCTTGCCCTCGCGGTGCTCTGGCCGGGCCTCCACCATCTCCATGAACATTCTGAACTGGTTCTTCAGGTTCTCCTCCACGACGCAGTACTGGCCATCCAGAGTTTCTTTCCTGATCTGCACCAGCGTGGTACGATTCAGCTGGGACAGCTGATCCAGCCCCCGGTTGACCGAGCCAAACTCGCGCTTCAGGGTGCGGATGTCCTCGTCGTCGACGTGATGCAGCACCACCCGGATCAAGGAACCGGCCACGCCAAAAATGGGGTTGACCACGGCTGCAGCTGAGGAGATGGTGGCCACACACTGGAGCACTTTGACCAGGCCCTGCTTCAGCTTGGCCTGGTCCTCCACAATCTCGTCTTCCATCATGATGTCGGCGTCTGTGACGGCGATGGGAGGTGACAGAAGTCATTTACTCTGACTGCCTAAATACCAACCTACTCACGAAGATTCAGTTTCAAGTTTAATGTGTCCCAGAAATCTCCataattacaggacattaaagaGATTGAATATCCAACTGTTTGgaagagattttttaaaatcatataaaCTGTAATTTAACATGTTTGGATTGATAAAGCAGAgattttgtggggttttttgtagCTGGATTATTAAAACAACTAGCTTTATTCACaatgaaaacatgtcaaactAAGACAAATAGATTTATGTAATCCACTTGTGAAACATTTGACAGCtatgaaaaagcagaaaataagtTATGGTCATAATTCTGATCTGATCCAACAGTTTCATAGATAATAGATCAGTTGACTGCCATTCAATTGATCACAGCTTCACTAGAAGACAAGTAACACTGATCTAATAACAACATTCACAGAAAATCTGTTCTACTGTGGCTCTACTAATGGATTGGTTCCATTTCTTCTACCCTGAAAGGTTTTCTGAAACAGAACATTTCCTAGTTTTTTCACTGAATGCTCCAGCGCAGCAGCTCCTTACATTTAATTTCTTCTCTTCTGGCTGCACACAGGAACGTCGTCCTGATCAGGTTAATTCCTGCAAGACAAGAAATTCAGATTCAGAAATGGgacaacatttaaacacacacaaatcaatttaGTTCCTTTCCTGGTTGACTATTCAGCAGTGAAGGAGTTAACAGCCTCGCTGCTTCTTTACTACACGGCTCCATTCAGCTTTTCAGCACCAGGCTGCTCATTGTTCATTTCTACGCACCGAGCTGAGAGCTCCCCGGTGGCAGCGAGCcacatgaggaagaggaggaagacatgtTGGGCGGGACAGTAAAGGCAATGCAGCGAGACTTGTGTTACATAACAAAGGCGTGTAAAATATGCTTTCACGCCGGTCTAAAGGGAGGATTTAGACATTTAAAGACAAACCTACACAAATTCACTGACCAATGAATGAGCATTCATGCTTGTGTTCTTACTAAGCATTCTAGAATCTTCTACTTCAGGAACTGATGTGGATCAGGATGTGTGCTGTAGATAGAAATCAGTCACAACCCCCGTGTCGTGCAGATACCACACAGCTGATGACTAGCCTGTACATGTCCAAACAGCTCCTGACACACATGTTAATTTGCTCCGGTGGTTTCTGTTCTCTGGATTCCATGCTCTTGTTAAATACTCATGCCCACCAGAGGGGGCAGTGATTTACCTCTGCTGACGGAGACTCCTTTAACTTCCATCTGATTTCAGCACCACCACAGTGGACTGAGAGCTGCTGCAGCAAGAGC contains:
- the rpz gene encoding protein rapunzel; the encoded protein is MMEDEIVEDQAKLKQGLVKVLQCVATISSAAAVVNPIFGVAGSLIRVVLHHVDDEDIRTLKREFGSVNRGLDQLSQLNRTTLVQIRKETLDGQYCVVEENLKNQFRMFMEMVEARPEHREGKKDDFEESYSNDLGDQNLHTLYDGVVGKPKLFSKPILEVYLKHSQGDRQTMERLCTRLTYLFCIGLIALMGYAAIIGDDEEGLTEEWAEKMEHVQEKMQEALRRCK